One Mercenaria mercenaria strain notata chromosome 12, MADL_Memer_1, whole genome shotgun sequence DNA segment encodes these proteins:
- the LOC123527209 gene encoding P2X purinoceptor 7-like: MFIFATMAYSSNNESSDEFSSHNSSFSENNSLSDTGSDEAIHPYRFEPLRAAVEGSDESNSEQDDAVGNAQDVGEWCTCHNCEEMATAVECRCCIRVGRVKDKMEEHTSETGEELACITHHPGFQTVCLDRYVLETAYLQYRQQYGERDDADMNRRHRYTAYRQLARWCWGYLGKEVRVVLPSCAVVRIRTSFPSDDYEGFHFAG; encoded by the exons ATGTTTATTTTTGCAACAATGGCGTATAGTTCAAACAACGAAAGTTCCGACGAGTTCTCATCGCATAACTCCAGTTTCTCAGAAAATAATAGTTTATCAGACACCGGGAGTGATGAAGCTATTCATCCCTACCGATTTGAGCCTTTGAGAGCTGCAGTGGAGGGCTCTGACGAATCCAACTCGGAACAAGACGATGCAGTTGGAAATGCTCAGGATGTTGGAGAatg GTGTACGTGTCACAATTGTGAGGAGATGGCAACCGCTGTCGAATGCAGATGTTGTATTCGTGTTGGCAGAGTGAAAGACAAGATGGAAGAACATACCTCTGAGACGGGAGAAGAACTTGCATGCATTACCCATCACCCAGGCTTCCAAACAGTTTGTCTGGACAGATATGTTCTAGAAACTGCGTATCTACAGTACCGTCAACAGTATGGGGAAAGAGATGATGCAGATATGAATAG GAGACACAGATATACAGCCTACCGACAGTTGGCAAGATGGTGTTGGGGATATCTGGGGAAGGAAGTGCGCGTGGTTCTACCATCGTGTGCAGTTGTTCGTATCAGAACAAGTTTTCCATCAGATGACTATGAGGGGTTTCATTTTGCTGGATAG